The Hypomesus transpacificus isolate Combined female chromosome 6, fHypTra1, whole genome shotgun sequence genomic interval CTTGCGTCACAGACAGACCAGGGTGAAACTGCACAGATTAGTTCAAAACTCTACATACCTGACGACGACACTAAATGTGACTTGCAAAAGAAAAgacaaaatatgaaagaaaaaaagcagagAGGAAGAAACATGTAAGCTATACTGCAAAGGTGCAGAATCTCTAATTAACATAACATGCAGCTATATCATTTGACAGTCGTTTGACAGCTTGTTTTATTATTCTCACCACTGCCTATGAGAAATAAGCTACATTGTATTCTGATAACCAGAAGTTGACTTGAAGGCCTTTGGAATGCAAGACTTTTGCAGGTGTTCTGCTTCTAAAATcgatgttttgtttcatttgtaCCTTTCTTCTCCTGCTAACAATTCTCTATACAGTATTCATGTTTCTGTGTCTTACTTTCATTATTCAGATGCTTTAACTCATTAGTTTGTTCTGTGTTTGAGTGACAACCACTGAGTTAGTGAAATCTATTTATTTTGTCCTCTAACTTCATAGTGGGAGCTTCTCCTCGTGCTCTGTGCAAATCCCACTGAGAGATTGCAAATGACAAGCACATTACAAGTCAGTATTGTGTTAAAACAACAAATATAAGGCAGATTTGGACAGTCCCCAAATACGATTTTATAGTTTTGTGCATTTACAACTTTATAGACCATAGTCAAAACCATCTTCCAAATCCTTCTGTGTAGCACTGTGTATGAAAGCACAAGCACAAACAGAAGGATGACAGGGAAATGTAAACCCACACCTGTGATTACAGTATACAATGAAATAAGtccaaaatctgaatttctctctctctcactcaaatgtattttgtaatgGTCCAGATACTGACAATCTTCCACGAAATGGGAGAAACCAACGTAATGGAGCTGTCCTTTCATGAAGTACTGCGGCTGAATGACAGTGCACCACGTAACACCACAGTCTTGGAAACCAGTGCAATCCTGGATGGAGCCATGAATATAGGAACTGTGATCATCCTTTTCATCACCATGATATCATTGGGCTGTACCATGGAGGTGCCCAAGATCAAGGTGAGTTCACAATACATTTTCCTCAGATTGTGCTCGCTCAATCTTTTGGACAAAATTAACACAATCCAATTATGTTTCTACCCAGGATCACATAATGAAGCCAAAAGGAGTTGCCATAGCAGTTGTGGCCCAGTATGGTGTCATGCCCCTCACAGCCTTTGCCCTGGGCAAGGTCAGTGTTTCCTCACCTCTTCATCTTTCTAATGGTAATCCAATATTACCCTGCATCCTGACCATGTATCTCAGCTCTGTTGTCACGATGTAGCATTTCTGAATGAAAACACAAGCTGGGCAATGCTAATTGTAATCAATGcatatgtgaatgtgtatgtgtttcatatgtgtttgtgtaaggacagtctgaattgTTTCCTAAACGGCACCTAATAGATTTGTTGTGAATGCAGAAAGAATTTAGCCTTGTCCTTTTTATTTGATATTAAATAACTGGAGtcattgttttattgtttttctttctcctcttttcttttcACAGTCTTACTTTCTCAGACATTTTCTGCACTGTTGGAGGAACGTGAAAATCAAGCGTTTTATTGAACTGTTTATGTGACATAAATGAAACTTGAAACTTTTAAAAAGCAGATGAGGAGGAACCTGGCTGTCTGGCCAGCCGGCAGTCTCACCATACCTCTCTGCTCCAGGTGTTCCAGCTGAGGGCTCTCGAAGCTGTGGTGGTGCTGGTCTGTGGCTGCTGTCCGGGGGGTAACCTGTCCAACATTCTGGCCCTGGCTCTTCAGGGAGACATGAACCTCAGGTAGACAAACACTCGGCCCCTGCTATTCTTGCCACGTGCACACCCAGCAAGACATAAAATGTCATATGTGTATTTAGGAAGAAGCCTTTGCCatgttgaatgaatgaatgactgaAACAGTCACCTTCCaaaatgtgtttctgttgaGGGTTGGATTTGGAGTGAAGGTTGTTGTGAAGAACAAGAAAATCAGTTAACCTTGCAGATCGAGTCAACGGTGAAGTTTGGATTTGCAGTGAAGGttaacaataaaaaacaataaGACTGCTCAAGAAAATATTCAGGTGAATCATGTAGTCTGAAAaacaacaaccccaaatacacGAACCAGCAGATCCATAAACCCTTTTTCCTCAGAAGAATGTCCCGATGCAGAGGTGAATATAATGGGGAGAGACTGGGTTAATGACCGGGAGGTTAGTAAGCAATTCATTACGGGACGGTGTGTCTGATTGCGTAGGTTAATATGATAATACATTTATGATCTCTTTGTGAACCATGGCAGTCATCAGTAATACATTGTGGCCTCATTGGTTTTGTATGAATGGAATGTTCCAGCTCTCCCTCCTATTAGTACAGGGTTGAATGACCTTGACTGAAAGTGTTGTTAGATATATTCGTTTTTCAGAGTGCCATTAGCGCTCAGTCCATCAGCTCATCAGAATTGAATGGTCGATCTCACATTGACCAAATCAtgaaacaataataaaaacattATGAAGCAAATTAGTATTCCCACACCCCATACAATTTGTTCTGGAATGTACTGGATAGGTAGGTACCCTTTAAATTCATGATCTACCTTTAAAGATCAATTTGGGACCAGGCATGTGGTTTATGACACGCTGTTTATCAGACTCCTGGGTCTCTTATCTGGCCAGAGAACTATTATTGCAACTTTCTCCACAAGTATTCTTGGGCTgataaggacagttgatttcagaaacattttgaaacagatcTGCGCACACTTCTATATGTGAACCTAATCTTTTACATTTGATATTGGGACAATACTCCTTATGCAAGACACACCTTAAACCCACAAACAGTCTGTAATGAGCTTGCATGTTTGTCCAAGAAAAAACATAATTACTGTTTGGCATTGAACCCAATATCAGGGTCATGGTCATTACAACACTTGCTACCTGTTGCTTCATTCTGTACTCTTTTGGAATGGTTCTAGACGTTCTAACATCTAGACAGGGTTAGGAGACCTTGCACTACAAACGGACATGGATTCAGGCCCAGCTCCacgggggaggggccagggtgGGCCTGGCCCACCCAATCAGGTGCTTGTCCCATCCAGGCTGGCCTCGTATCTGATAGAAACCCCAAAATTGATGATTGAAACTTTCAGTGCGAAAGTTTCTAAGTGAATTGACGTTCTCCCTTTCCGTCTCGGTCCATCCTTCCATCTGTTTATgactctgtccatctgtctgtctattcATCCATCTGTCCGTGTGTCCCCCCAGTATTGTGATGACCACCTGCTCCACCGTACTGGCGCTGGGATTGATGCCCCTGCTCCTGTACCTTTACTGCCATGGCATCGCCGACGTGGGCAGTGCTGTCCCCTACACTGGCATCACCCTGGCTCTGGCCATGACCCTGGTGCCCTGTGGCATCGGCATCCTCATCAACCACTTCCGGCCGCAGTACTCCAAGACCATCACCAAGGTGAGCCAAGCTGACCAGTATGGGGATTCTGTCTAATCGGGACTGATAAGGACAGCAAGCCAGGCTGGTTAGATAGGGGGGTGTCTCTCAGGAAAACATGTAAACTCCACACAGTAAAGCTGAGAAGATAAATAACCCACCTAAGCAAAGAATGCCCCGCGTGGGAATCGAACCCAGGACCTCCTTGCTGAGAGGCAAAAATGCACAGTGCTACCTTACCCCCAAGCAGTTAGCTCGCTACTCCTCTTTTACCCCCTCCACAGGTGGGTATCTCCATCATGCTGGTGTCCATGGTGGTGATAGGCATCCTGGCCGGCCTGACCATGGCTAGCAGCATCCTCCAGGTTCTGTCCCCGACCCTCACAGCCACGGCTGCCCTCATGCCCCTCATCGGCTACACCTTTGGATACGTCCTCTCCTATCTGTTCAGACTTGACGGATCGTAAGTGACGACAACGATGCAACAGAGTTGACCCACTGAGCTTCAGTTATTTGTCCGTTTTAAAACTCAAGTCTCAACCACTCTCGCCGTCAGGGGCCGGAGGACGATCGCCATGGAGACGGGCTGTCAGAACATCCAGCTGTGCTCCACCATTCTGAAGGTGGCCTTTCCCCCTGAGGTCATCGGCccctacttcctgtttcctctgaTATACATCTTGTTCCAGATAGTCGAAGCTGGTCTGCTCATCCTAGTGTTCAGGTGCCACCAGCACTTCAGCAAACCAAACAAAGGTATGCGGTAATCCATCTGTACTGTGATCAGTCACAAGCAGGAATTAGTTTTCATCTAGTGTCCACCTTCATCCTATGTAACTGCACTGAACATTGTAATGTAAAACTTCACACCATTCTGTGGTATGGCATGATCTTGACTCTCCCTCCCACCTACAGAGTCAGAGGTGTACCAGGCAGTGACCAGCCatctggaggaggtgaaggagccaGCTGATGTGAATGTTTGATAAAAAGGCCTCACAGAAAAAGCTTGGGACTTTTTCCAGTGTTGGTACCAGCCCCCTCCAAGCTTTCTGAGGAACTCTGACCATCCAGTagtccagtggttctcaaacctgtcctcagggaccacctgtcctgcatgttttagatgtttccctgctccaacacaactgattcaaatgaatgggtcgttatccagctctgtagaagcttggtaatgaacatgcatttgaatcaggtgttggcgcagcagggaaacatctaaaacgtgcaggacaggtggtccctgaggacagggttgggaaccactgcagtAGTCTACACGGGGAGTCGAAATTGAGATTATGTCTCACTCAGGGAAAAGTCAAGCAGACTGACAATTGTCACAATGGAGACCACATTAAGCTGTGGAGCAAGATGTGTTCGAGTCCATCGGCCTGGACGCGTTTAGACTTCTGTACTGTGTTCCAATCAGTTTGTGGCAGGCAGTCAAATAAGAATATAAAAATGACACAATAGAAGATGTTCACATGTACAGCAAGAACTACCAGAGAAACCTTTTCCAAGTTTATTCTTTATTAGGCTCTGACATACACAAATAAGTTACTATGTCTTGTTTGAAAGCATTTGGTCCTAATGTTGTCATTTTTGATCACATACAAATGTAGTCTTCCTATAAGATTCACAATAAAAACCGTACATGTATTatgaatacaaaatattttttattttttccaaCTGTCAAGAGGGTTGTGTTCCAACCTTTTTGTACCAACAATACGTTGTGGCACAATCCTCCAGACACCaccatacattgtaaaaagaaaacatataCATTGCTTTACAGAAACAATATTTCATACAACCACTCTGAACATTCAATACAATGCATAAAAAAAGAACAGCAtgaacaacatttaaaaaaaagaaaagttgtcAAACGGGAGCataaaataaaaagtttaaTTAAATCACAGCATAAAACAACCCCAAACTGTTAAACCTTTAAGCTTAGGTAAGTTCTATTCAAAGCATTTTCAAAACTCAATAATCACCGTGCATTATCTTTCATCAACAGTTCCTGATAAGAGTTGCCAGcctgggaaggggaggggtcatTCGCACAGACGTTttgataaaacaaaaaaaaaagatattccAACCATTATTCCATGCACAGATACTGACCACAACAAAGTAAATAAAGGACCATCTTTGTCAAACAAGATTCTTATCTCAGCACATCTTCTGTGGCAGCGAGGACCATGCTTGCACCTGACAGTGAAAGTCAGCCTTATcgaaagaggggagaggtgaaagAGACATGAGGGGGAAATGGGATAACCAGGACTATTGGGTGAAATAGTACCTGGCTTTGTTTTAATAAAACGGTTAGTGGGAACGTTTCTGTATGGGATGGTGGTGAGGttgtatgtttgcatgtgtgtgtgttgtaaatgtgtgttcACATTTTttttgagaaagtgtgtgtgtgtgtgtgtgtgtgtcgtctaaTGGCGGCTGTCCGTGGACAGGGACCGGGAGCGAGACCTGGAAGAAGCCGCTCTCTGGACGGGGGGCGGGGAGGCAGATTTGCTGGCCTTGGAGGAGCGCTTGGCAGGCTCCTTGGTCCTCTGGACTGGGGGGGAGCcccggggtgggggggaggcgcTGCGGGAGTGGGAGCGAGAGCGGGAGCGGTTGTAGGTCTTGGGGCTGCGTGAGCGGGACCTCCTGGGGGAGCGAGAGCGGGAAGGGGAACGGCCACGAGAACGAGAGCGCGAGCGGGAGGAGCTCTCGGAACGGGAACGGCTCCTGGACCTGAGGGCCAGACGGAAACAACGTGAGGAAGGAAACTTCATTCATTGACATTTACAACGAATAACAATAACGACCATCTCTGTATCCAGTTAGGCTATTTTACAGATTCTTAATTGGTTAACTATTTTGAGCCGCGTCATGCGTTACCCTTTTCTACCCGTGCGGTGGTCGGGAATATGTTTGCTACTCACCTCTTCTTAGCAGCCTCAATAAGCTTGATTTTCCTGCCATTGATTTCCTTCCCAGACAGTTTCTCAAGGGCGTTTTTCAGATCGCTGTAGGAAGCAAACTCAACCACCCTTTAGAGATGCGATTGAGATGTCGACAAATTAGGTTAAAGACAATCAACAAAGTCACAGACTGTTTGCAATTAATGACAATTACTAAGAACCACAGAGGGAGGGGCCAGAGAGACCAGGTGAGGGGGTGCAAGTCGTTCCTACCCTTCGTTGAGCTTGGGTCGGTGGGCATCAGCGAACGTAAcctctcctgcctgtctcaTGAAATCTTTCAGATCCTACACATAAGACAGCCCAAGTTAGCACAGCACccctgcacatgcacacaggctcATAAAGCATGATTTACGCAGAGGAAAGGTTAGGAGGGCCTATACAGTCGAGCACTACAGActactgcagagagagaagagtccAGGCACGTCTAGAGTTGAGAAcccccccgccaccccaccCAATTGCCCGGCAAAATGCACTTGTTCAAAATCGATAAGTTGCAATGCCAGTTTGCAAGTCTTCTTCAGCACGCATGTACACACGCATGAACTCAGAAGACTTtttgtatttaaatatatatatatatatttttttttttagtcaATTATTTTTCAAGTTAATTATTCAAgttcattatttttttttacacaccaAAACGGCATTCCGTCAACTCTGAATCTGCTTGGACCATTCTCTCTTCCTGACTAATCACAGATAATGGGATTATACCATCTGCAGGCCCTGCAGAGGAGCAGAGTGAGCAGTATAAGGCAGCCAGAGCCCCGATTTCTTTAGGAGGGCACAGGGCTCCttgcctccccctctgcccagTCCTGGCAGCCCCCTCGGTAAAGAGAGTGaacagggtggaagagaggaaacTAATACCTGAGAGCGAACCCATTGGAGGGGGGCGCAGGGCTCGCCTGGCCCACACCATTACACCTCGGGATAACAGCAGATTATATCCTTGGGCACCTGGGAGgaactctcactctctcacgaTGTGCGGAAcacccaggggggagggggggaagataTCGATCGATCGAAGCCTCTCAAATTAACGAACCATCGATCAATCACGCCACCACCAcgactctctctttcctctcctctctctctgccactctgtttgttctccctctctctcgttcgcTCTCAGCACGGCGCGCCCGCCCCCCCTGCCACCACTGAGGGGCGGCGTGTGGCAGCGAGCGAAGGGGCCCAGCGCCTTTAGAGCGAGCGCTCATACGACCAGCAGGCGCCAAATAGGAGTGGACACACACTGTCTGGCACCACAGGCTCAACCCAGAGAGAAGGACCCTGAAGGGGTTAACTCCACCATAAGCGAGCTCTTCCATACGAGACAACAGTCAGGCTGGCAAATAAAGGGGTGAAGAATTGGTTaaaattaaaaaacaacaattttttttctctttttaataAACTACTAactgcatttgtttgtttgcagAACCATATGTTAGCCTATTTCATTAATAAACCTTGAAAGTAATCATTGAATTTCAAGAACAATTTTGAGCCTATCAGAACACACAGTGCAAATTCTTAAATTAGTTTTGCTCCAGGCCTATCATTACTTATCACATCCAATAAGATCaatcagcttttttttttttttttttcactgtacGGAATTGCTGAACTCACATTAGGATTTCATGAGCTGCAGCTCTGAGCCAGGCCTGTTGAGATCATTacttcaggtggctgagcagagcTGGACTCTGGATTCAGAGCCTGCTTGTGAGCTACTTGCTAGAGACGCCTCTAAAAACTCACCTGCCAGCTGACGCGAGATGACAAATTCTCCACAATCAGTCGATTCTCGGTGCGCATCGGAGGAGGGTTTCTactataaaaattaaaaaaaggatGGAAAATTAGACCAGAGAATCCCAAAAAAACAATCCCTACAGGGGATACTTTTGATTGTGTGCAAACCTATAACAGAGATAAAAGGTATTTGTTTAATTAaaactcagaaggttgccggttcaattcaggccgtgctaaatgacgttgtgtccttgggaaaggcacttcactctacttgcttcgggggaatgtccctgtacttactgtaagtcactctggatgagagcaatgactacatgtaaatcaAATTAGATTTAGTGACTGCAACGCCACAATTTCACCAGGGTGCCAGAGGAAGAATGTTTCCCTCCGTTTGTGCTTGTATCCTCCCCTGCAAACTAGTATTTTGAAACTTCTGTGTACCTCCTACTCTCCTGAGAACCTCTGCCATAGCGGTCGGGGAAAcgacctcctccaccagccccacggCCTCTGCCCCCTCGCAGTCGCACGCGGGCGTGCTCGATGGTCACCCTGTTCGACGAAAACAACCAACATTGAGTAATTTGAGACAATGACTGATGAATGTGTGCTATGCCATTAAAGATGAATAACCTTTCGTTGCATAGCTCTTTGCCGTCCAACTCATAGACCGCATCTTCGGCATCCCTGGGATCGTCGAACTCctgaaaaggaaagagaaagaaaatcaGTCGGCATTGCATTTcccccaaaaatgtaattgCCATTTCGCATGCACAGGACCTTCTTCCATATAATACTACGTCAGGTGACTCACCACAAATCCAAAGCCTCTTTTCAGGTCTATGTCTCTGATGCGACCGAAACCTTTAAAGAATCTCTCCACATCTTTTTCCCTTGCCGAAGGGTTCAGTCGGCCAATGAATATGCGACAGCCACTCATGCTTGTGAAATCTGAAAACAGTTggttacaaattaaaaaatatGAATTCTATGCAATTATCTGGAACTCTGGAAACAGGGCCAATTTCACAGACATCAAATCAACGCCGCCCATTAGTTACCATTCGTCGGTAGCCATTGCGCATTAACAAAAACACTCCTACACAGCCTATTTAGCTTGCAATCTAGCGCGTCCTGTGCTATACATCTACAATAATTCTACACATTTGCAAACATGTGCATAATCCGCAATGAATTCACCGGTAAAGGTTGCGGACATTCGGCGTGACCTTCTCTTAAATTCCCATGGCCTTGTGCAAGGCCCTAAAAAATATCCCAGTAGTAGTACTATTAGCTAATACATAaaaagctagttagctagcttgcGAATACCTAGCTGAACAATTAAAACGTGAAATGCATTATTTGAAAGTGTATACATTCGGTACCACCGtgcatttatatttttaaattATACTTAGGAAATAATCCTTCTTTGCTAGAATGCATACCTTTCTCTGTTTTCTCCGGAGAAATTGCGTTTCTTACTGCCGCTTGCACAGATGAAAAGAGAGTGGCGTTTATCCACACAAAATGGAGCCTATTTTACGCTACAGCTCGCCAACAACGCCAGGACTTTATCTGACCACAAGGTGTCGGTCAGACACAAGACTCTCGCGACAAGGACGGGGAAGGGCAGGGGCGTCATGTTATGGGCTTTGTTCCATTTCGAAATGTTGTTCCCTTCTCGTCAGTCTTGTGACAACCTTGTTCACTAGCTACAATCCACCTAGTATAGGATTGCGCATATTTACAGCAACCAATATAATATTTCCATAACATAGGAAGCTATAGATACAACTAGATTCGATATTTACTATTATTAAAAAAAAGCTCATCTTCTAGTGAAGATTTAAAACACAGAAGATTGTTCAATTAATTTAGTACAGCAGTATTGTGGATTTCTAGGATACTGCTTCCGGTATTCAGCAAAGACACCAAAACTTATTCAGTAAAATGACAAAGAATAGTGTTGTTCACACTTCAAAAGAAAGCTTTAATTAGAAATAGTTATATACACACTGTAGAAT includes:
- the srsf5b gene encoding serine and arginine rich splicing factor 5b, translating into MSGCRIFIGRLNPSAREKDVERFFKGFGRIRDIDLKRGFGFVEFDDPRDAEDAVYELDGKELCNERVTIEHARVRLRGGRGRGAGGGGRFPDRYGRGSQESRSRNPPPMRTENRLIVENLSSRVSWQDLKDFMRQAGEVTFADAHRPKLNEGVVEFASYSDLKNALEKLSGKEINGRKIKLIEAAKKRSRSRSRSESSSRSRSRSRGRSPSRSRSPRRSRSRSPKTYNRSRSRSHSRSASPPPRGSPPVQRTKEPAKRSSKASKSASPPPVQRAASSRSRSRSLSTDSRH
- the slc10a1 gene encoding sodium/bile acid cotransporter, with protein sequence MGETNVMELSFHEVLRLNDSAPRNTTVLETSAILDGAMNIGTVIILFITMISLGCTMEVPKIKDHIMKPKGVAIAVVAQYGVMPLTAFALGKVFQLRALEAVVVLVCGCCPGGNLSNILALALQGDMNLSIVMTTCSTVLALGLMPLLLYLYCHGIADVGSAVPYTGITLALAMTLVPCGIGILINHFRPQYSKTITKVGISIMLVSMVVIGILAGLTMASSILQVLSPTLTATAALMPLIGYTFGYVLSYLFRLDGSGRRTIAMETGCQNIQLCSTILKVAFPPEVIGPYFLFPLIYILFQIVEAGLLILVFRCHQHFSKPNKESEVYQAVTSHLEEVKEPADVNV